AGGGGTCCGCGGCCAACCGGTCAAAGGCGGCATGCAGACGACGGACGGTCTCCGCATCGGCCCTCTCGTAGAATCTGGCCGCCTTCCGGGAAAGCTCGATCTCATACATCGCGGCGGATCGCCTTGAAGCTTACGGTCTTGCCGGTGCGAATGTCTTTTTTCGCCTGTCGATACTCCTCCATGAAGCCTGGCTCGTCCAGCAGCATGGCGGTTTCGTCCTCACTGCTCCGCTGCAAATCCTCCAGAAAGGTGAGCACGGCATCGAGCTTTTCCGGTGCCATCGCATCGATAGTGCTGTGAATTCTCCTCCGCGTATCCACGATACCCATCGCGATTCTCCTTCTCCTGAGGCGTGCATGTCCGATGCCTTGCGGGCTCATGGCATCCCTGACCAGACTGCCGCAAGGGGGCCTCGACCAGCGGTCCCTGGCTGCGGCCGTATTCTGCTCTGAGCCGTTGCATTCTATCTCCCACGGTCCTGCCCTGACAACTCCCCACCGGCTGCGCCGGCCAGACCAGTCGGCTGGCCGTCCCTGCCTTGACATTCCCGGACAGCCCGTTGTGTAATCGACCTGCCTGGACGGCTGGCCTGGCGGCTGGCGCCAGCCCTCGCCGGTCGGGCGACCACCCACACAACGGAGGTGCAACCATGGGACGCATCGGCATCGTGTTCGGCATGGCTTGGGCGCTGGCGATCGGCTTGACGGGTGCTGCCTGGGCCCACTGCGAGATCCCCTGCGGCATCTACGGGGATGAGATCCGTTTCAATCTGCTGGCTGAGCACCTGACCACCATCGAGAAGGCCATGGGTCAGATCCAGGAGCTGGAGAAGGCGGAGGGCGGCAACAGCAACCAGCTGATCCGCTGGGTGGTCAACAAGGAGGAGCACGCCACCGCCTTCCAGGAGATCGCAAGCCAATACTTCCTGACCCAGCGCATCAAGCCGGACATGCCCCAGTACGAGCGCCAGCTGGCGCTGCTGCACGGCATGCTGGCAGGGGCCATGAAGTGCAAACAGACCACCGACCCTGCCGCGGTTACCAGCCTGCGGGCGCTGCTCCAGGAATTCCAGACCCTCTACCTGGGGAAGGCCGGCAAGTGAGGCGGCGGCCGGCCGCCATGGCCGCCCGGCCAGCGGGCCTGGCGGCCGGTCTCCTGGTGCTCCTGGCCGTGCCGCTTTCGGCCTTGGCCCTCAGCGCTGCCGATCTGGCGGTGGTCTACAACCGCCGTCACCCGGCCAGCGAGGGTCTGGCCCGCTACTACGCCGAGAAGAGGGAGGTGCCCCTGGCCAACCTCTGCCCGGTGGAGGTGAGCCCGGAGGAAGAGATCAGCCGCCAGGACTACGAGGACGCCCTGGTGCCGCCGGTGCGGGCCGCGGTGGCAGCCTTGCGGGCCGCCGGCCGCCGGCCGGCGGTGCTGCTGGTGCACGGCGTGCCCCTGCGCATCCGGGACCAGACCGCCGCTGATACCAGCCGTTCTCTCCTGGCGGAGCAGCGCCGGCAGGTCGCCGGCCTCTTCGCCGGCCTGGGCAGCCGCCTGTCCGTGCTGCTGGCCGCCTCCGGCCATGGCAGCCCGCCCTGGCAACCGGAGCCGGAGGCGGCCGCGCC
This region of Thermodesulfobacteriota bacterium genomic DNA includes:
- a CDS encoding superoxide dismutase [Ni] is translated as MGRIGIVFGMAWALAIGLTGAAWAHCEIPCGIYGDEIRFNLLAEHLTTIEKAMGQIQELEKAEGGNSNQLIRWVVNKEEHATAFQEIASQYFLTQRIKPDMPQYERQLALLHGMLAGAMKCKQTTDPAAVTSLRALLQEFQTLYLGKAGK